Proteins encoded within one genomic window of Gadus macrocephalus chromosome 18, ASM3116895v1:
- the si:ch73-103b11.2 gene encoding early endosome antigen 1 isoform X1, translating to MSSKDGTCRKFQANIFNKSKCQNCFKPRESHLLNDEDLNQAKPTYGGWLLLAPEGTNFDNPLHRSRKWQRRFFVLYEHGLLRYALDEMPSTLPQGTINMNQCSDVVDGEGRTGQKNSLAILTPERDHFVRAECKEIINGWQEALTIYPRTNKHNLKKKRKVEPPTPQDTITPNGHFSTEELNGHAEPGPAKVAVTSVGNSGGLCWGPGGGGGGGGGSSIAGAERVPATRASLWQDEAPARWSRAPASIPYSRSSSCISQLDQPQDRSGAPATQDDGAVVVAGGGRKPRVESGYFSLEKTKYEPFDSLQHPPQHLPLSAAPVPPGTSNHRRSQVIGRIKEGPPLECMDTQVSTETASDPVSAPRQGRAERRYLANRPEMSLDAGRGPSPDVSAASSLRRAKSLDRRAADASATPDLLNFKKGWMTKLYDDGMWKKHWFVLTDQSLRYYKDSIAEEACDLDGEVDLSSCYDVTEFPVQRNYGFQILSKEGACTLSAMTSGIRRNWIQAILKNVRPATAPDVTRKHLALKLSVLKSRSLPEEQAKTQLAQCLQSPTDPLAGPEGSGAEVPAQPAGAPVPSPEPRKSRVRERRREGRSKTYDWSEFRTGQTTDPLDLTSVLPSSSTSSSYASSTASSPGSSTSSPQTSSSVSAPPPRISAATSLDGVAEERARRSDQGRVAGGPAPNTVTVTMTTTLNAAPAPQPRLSPPPDQGAMEVDGQVKAGPEGDSRRRGGVEREEEREEDHQGVIEEHWHQVETTPLREEKQVPIATATTVGAERRPPRELATLLNKELGEKQQELDRLQEQNLHLKEQLDEARGREHSAREGYVLQSSSTPCSSPHRLQRQSPHKLGMHTHGDPEPPLEVVPQQLPTLRRSLTENQGSVGRQEVQIQALQAKLASAMAEILASEQAVVRMRNELKLEQERSRDHEEEFGRSEDTLRAQLRENEDRLREVEASLLERNQVLRHLERQQALQRDHQREVQRLQERLKEVSGRLSATEEAQALKEERLRQDQQGIQEAYEREKQHLTGLLLEAEISQKEMESKLWEAELQVETLLRGRRSSCGKEEREEVLKLKEELSQKTSLVDTLRESVRRLEEEKGHLTCRCQELLNQIAEADREVNKLRSRLDTEEADYHSLEQSYKRASQEFQSMSQFLREKEEEIRQTKAMYDRLVACKDEDLKEALVKMAVLGNSLEETEQKLLAKDELMSQISDTLRVQGEPCGAERDLQAKLVIAEDRIAELEQHLKTLQLGYADLHIERHRLEQEHEEDLAESAYNTNNFTVGKQPLGKRQRIRFSNIQCQKYMSLDGSQVDSSEGIIQGMGEETTSSSPTPPQYSSDPEKFISVIHALETKLVSTEEKLRNLTQKLDGHILVQSEDLHASEQPADQVSSVGGGVSSVGGGCVIAAATDQYAKALVCIETSQEKVRSLLLGSHEPTECQLLLLSEVEKELLNATLYIRQGEKTLEGHMPQYPNHPLDTVDSKELGEEMSLFAKTLSYEALVLNKMALLMQNSNSDLLQGFDEMHKELEMVKSADGDCLAIVYADVLSRKLVLESAFWKDLEKVKTQCKIQQTKDSDLAKKPEGDVGSADVDVDTTEIITTVVKAELTYSIQNLKLLYEDKFRSIQQELISAHNNLQKRDMALQEIFEALPSPDLKHIVEDIRKSLFGQKKRLADISPPELAPYMEQIEMEEAKDMAEEFLNRHLPQNLSSSTVNSLASLPHAQSALAAELLKQAALLHRCSEEIEKSGSFEGLASLIRTLPGHQASRGLVSGSLCMREALIQAQVAYVACRLRAVHQQDLNRCRQTGRDMDTLVQDHARSVSAIHQSYESSLSEERLGFGQMVSSLQEENQELRKELSERLNQLSQQQRQLLDLGQNFEREQEEMSRRHKQELSQAEQSRATTELALMEAATDSQHKVEVLLGDMETLAERQEKHVRNLEEQFQEKLRELQHVQEEEIRKLQSHYMETIRCIQEKKKNPDSPPLGDEACAMSSPMEEEEQGYAGDVGTRAEVDPMVVLKDRILELETQINCMREELDSKHLAGDVSSLKEKYQRDLESLKATCERGFAAMEETHQKVVEDLQRQHQREVSKLLEERERLLAEETAATIFAIEAMKNAHKEDLEKTQRPALSGLNSDIDQLHSQYEAELQSVHRELEVLSEQYSQKCLENAHLAQALEAERNALRQCQRENQELNSHNQELNNRLTDEIMKIRSCFSGQTDLSPLTHGKDLYELEVLLRIKESEIQYLKQEIHSLKDELQSALRDKKYSSDKYKDIYTELSIVKAKADCDIGKLKEKLLVATEALGERKVDGTVAPGYDIMKSKSTPDFLKKERTPLTKQLRGVRSKSLKEGLTVQERMKLFEAKDSKKI from the exons GTGGCAGGAGGCATTGACTATCTACCCCCGAACCAACAAACACAACCTGAAGAAGAAGCGCAAGGTGGAGCCCCCCACTCCCCAG GACACCATAACTCCAAACGGTCACTTTTCCACTGAAGAGTTGAACGGGCACGCT GAGCCTGGCCCGGCCAAGGTGGCGGTCACCAGCGTGGGCAACAGCGGGGGTCTCTGCTGGGGaccggggggcggcggcggcggcggcggcggcagcagcattGCGGGCGCCGAGCGAGTCCCGGCCACCCGGGCCAGCCTGTGGCAGGACGAGGCCCCCGCCCGCTGGTCCCGGGCCCCGGCCTCCATCCCCTACAGCCGCAGCTCGTCCTGCATCAGCCAGCTGGACCAGCCCCAGGACCGCAGCGGCGCCCCCGCCACCCAGGACG ACggcgcggtggtggtggcgggcgGCGGCCGTAAGCCTCGCGTGGAGAGCGGCTACTTCTCCCTGGAGAAGACCAAGTACGAGCCCTTCGACTccctgcagcaccccccccagcacctgCCCCTCTCCgccgcccccgtccccccggGGACCTCCAACCACAG GCGCTCGCAGGTGATTGGTCGCATTAAGGAAGGTCCGCCCCTGGAGTGCATGGACACGCAGGTCTCCACGGAGACGGCCTCTGACCCGGTGTCTGCTCCGAGACAGGGCAGGGCTGAGCGACGCTACCTGGCAAACAGACCA GAGATGTCCTTGGATGCTGGGAGGGGCCCCAGCCCAGATGTTTCCGCCGCCTCCAGCCTGAGAAGAGCCAAGTCTCTGGACCGCAGAGCAGCCGACGCATCCGCCACA CCTGATCTGCTGAACTTCAAGAAGGGATGGATGACCAAGCTGTACGATGACGGAATG TGGAAGAAGCACTGGTTTGTGTTGACCGACCAGAGCCTGAGGTACTACAAGGACTCCATCGCAGAAGAG gcgtgtgaTCTGGACGGGGAGGTGGACCTGTCTTCCTGTTACGATGTCACGGAGTTCCCCGTACAGAGGAACTATGGCTTCCAGATCCTT agtaAGGAGGGAGCGTGCACACTGTCGGCCATGACGTCGGGCATCAGGAGGAACTGGATCCAGGCCATCCTGAAGAACGTGCGGCCGGCCACGGCCCCAGACGTCACCCG AAAGCATCTAGCTCTGAAGCTGTCAGTTCTCAAGTCAAG GTCGTTACCTGAAGAGCAGGCCAAGACCCAGCTGGCTCAGTGTCTCCAGTCCCCAACGGACCCTCTTGCTGGCCCTGAGGGCTCCGGGGCCGAGGTCCCCGCGCAGCCGGCAGGGgcccccgtcccctcccccgAGCCCCGCAAGAGCCGAGTCCGGGAGCGTCGGCGGGAGGGCCGATCCAAGACCTACGACTGGTCAGAGTTCCGGACGGGGCAGACGACCGACCCCTTGGACCTCACCTCCGTCctgccttcctcctccacctcctcgtcctaCGCCTCCTCCACGGCCTCCTCCCCCggctccagcacctcctccccccagacctcctcctccgtctccgccCCGCCTCCCCGGATCTCCGCGGCCACCAGCCTGGACGGGGTGGCGGAGGAGCGAGCGCGCCGGTCGGACCAGGGGCGTGTCGCCGGCGGTCCCGCGCCTAACACAGTCACCGTTACCATGACGACTACGCTGAACGCCGCGCCCGCGCCCCAGCCGCGGCTGTCTCCGCCCCCAGACCAGGGAGCGATGGAGGTGGACGGGCAGGTCAAGGCGGGCCCAGAGGGCGACTCGCGGCGGCGGGGCGGggtggagcgggaggaggagcgggaggaggatcACCAGGGGGTGATCGAGGAGCACTGGCATCAGGTGGAGACCACGCCCCTCAGGGAGGAGAAGCAGGTGCCCATCGCCACGGCGACCACCGTCGGTGCCGAGCGACGCCCGCCGCGAGAACTGGCCACCCTGCTCAACAAGGAG CTGGGGGAGAAGCAGCAGGAACTGGACCGTCTGCAGGAGCAGAACCTCCATCTGAAGGAGCAGCTGGACGAGGCGCGAGGCCGCGAGCACAGCGCCAGGGAGGGCTACGTCCTGCAG AGTtcctccaccccctgctccTCGCCACACCGATTGCAACGGCAAAGTCCGCACAAGCTcggcatgcacacgcacggtGACCCGGAGCCCCCGCTGGAAGTCGTTCCACAGCAGCTCCCCACATTGAGGAGGAGCCTCACCGAGAACCAGGGCTCTGTAGGACGCCAAGAAGTCCAGATCCAGGCCCTGCAGGCCAAATTAGCCTCGGCAATGGCAGAGATCCTGGCCAGCGAGCAGGCCGTGGTCCGCATGCGCAATGAGCTGAAGTTGGAGCAGGAGCGCTCAAGGGACCATGAGGAGGAATTTGGCCGCAGTGAAGACACCCTGCGAGCTCAGCTCCGGGAAAACGAGGACAGGCTCCGCGAGGTCGAGGCCAGCCTCTTGGAGAGGAACCAGGTCCTCAGGCACCTGGAGAGGCAGCAGGCCCTTCAGAGAGACCACCAGAGGGAGGTCCAGAGGCTCCAGGAGAGGCTGAAGGAGGTGAGCGGCAGGTTGAGTGCTACAGAGGAGGCCCAGGCCCTGAAGGAGGAGCGCCTAAGGCAGGACCAACAGGGCATACAAGAGGCCTACGAGAGGGAGAAGCAGCACCTAACCGGGCTGTTATTGGAGGCCGAAATCTCCCAAAAGGAGATGGAGAGTAAACTGTGGGAGGCAGAGTTGCAGGTTGAGACCCTGCTAAGAGGAAGGCGCTCCTCCtgtggaaaggaggagagggaggaggtgctgAAGCTAAAGGAGGAGCTGAGCCAGAAGACCAGCCTAGTGGACACCTTGAGGGAGAGCGTCCgtaggctggaggaggagaaaggtcatcttacctgccgctgtcaggAACTCCTCAACCAGATAGCAGAAGCAGACCGCGAGGTGAACAAGCTGCGCAGCCGCTTGGACACTGAGGAGGCCGACTATCACAGCCTGGAGCAATCCTACAAACGAGCTTCACAGGAGTTCCAGAGCATGAGCCAGTTCCTccgggagaaagaggaggagatccGCCAGACGAAGGCCATGTACGACAGGCTGGTGGCGTGCAAGGACGAAGACCTCAAAGAAGCCCTCGTGAAGATGGCTGTCCTTGGAAACAGCTTGGAAGAGACGGAACAGAAACTTTTGGCCAAGGACGAGCTGATGTCTCAGATAAGTGACACCCTAAGGGTGCAGGGCGAGCCCTGCGGGGCAGAGAGAGACCTGCAGGCCAAGCTGGTGATAGCAGAGGACCGCATTGCAGAGCTAGAGCAGCATCTCAAAACCCTACAGCTTGGCTATGCAGACTTACACATTGAACGCCACAGATTAGAGCAAGAGCACGAAGAGGATCTGGCAGAGTCGGCTTACAACACCAATAACTTCACGGTTGGAAAGCAGCCTcttggaaagagacagagaattCGCTTCTCCAACATTCAATGCCAAAAGTACATGAGCCTGGACGGCTCCCAGGTGGACAGCAGTGAAGGTATTATCCAGGGTATGGGCGAAGAAACGACCAGCTCATCACCCACACCTCCTCAGTATAGCAGTGACCCAGAGAAGTTCATCTCCGTCATACATGCCCTAGAAACTAAACTTGTGTCCACCGAGGAGAAGTTGAGAAACCTCACACAGAAGCTTGACGGCCATATCCTGGTCCAATCGGAAGACTTGCATGCATCCGAGCAACCAGCTGACCAGGTGTCCTCTGTTGGAGGAGGAGTGTCCTCTGTTGGAGGAGGATGTGTTATTGCTGCAGCTACAGACCAGTATGCCAAGGCCCTGGTGTGTATTGAGACCAGCCAAGAGAAGGTACGCAGCCTCCTCTTGGGCTCCCATGAGCCCACCGAGTGCCAGCTCTTGTTGTTATCAGAGGTCGAGAAGGAGCTGCTCAATGCAACACTGTACATCAGGCAAGGCGAGAAAACCCTGGAAGGCCACATGCCTCAGTATCCAAATCACCCATTAGATACTGTTGATAGCAAGGAGCTTGGGGAGGAAATGTCCCTCTTTGCAAAGACGTTGTCTTATGAGGCTCTTGTTTTGAACAAGATGGCTTTGTTGATGCAGAATTCAAACTCCGACCTTCTGCAGGGTTTCGATGAAATGCATAAAGAATTGGAGATGGTCAAGTCTGCTGATGGAGATTGCTTGGCAATAGTGTACGCTGATGTTCTGTCCAGGAAGTTAGTACTGGAGAGTGCTTTCTGGAAAGATCTAGAGAAGGTGAAGACCCAGTGTAAAATACAGCAAACAAAAGATTCAGACCTTGCTAAAAAACCAGAAGGGGATGTTGGCTCAGCTGATGTTGACGTTGACACCACAGAAATCATTACCACCGTTGTCAAAGCAGAACTCACATATTCCATTCAAAATCTTAAACTCCTCTATGAGGACAAATTCAGATCAATTCAACAGGAACTTATATCAGCCCATAATAACCTACAGAAACGAGACATGGCTCTACAAGAGATCTTTGAAGCTCTACCAAGCCCTGACCTGAAACACATCGTTGAAGATATCAGGAAAAGCCTTTTCGGTCAAAAGAAGCGGTTAGCTGACATCAGTCCTCCAGAGCTCGCTCCCTACATGGAGCAGATTGAAATGGAGGAAGCAAAGGACATGGCCGAGGAATTTCTCAACAGACACTTGCCTCAAAATCTTTCGTCTTCTACTGTCAACTCACTGGCGTCCCTGCCCCACGCACAATCCGCCCTTGCTGCTGAGCTCCTGAAACAGGCAGCGCTTCTTCATAGATGTTCAGAGGAAATCGAGAAAAGTGGCAGCTTTGAAGGACTAGCCAGCTTGATCCGGACCCTTCCAGGTCACCAAGCCTCTCGCGGCCTGGTCAGCGGATCGCTCTGCATGCGGGAGGCGTTGATTCAGGCCCAGGTGGCCTACGTTGCTTGCAGACTCCGAGCCGTCCACCAACAGGACCTGAACCGGTGTCGTCAGACAGGTCGGGACATGGACACTCTAGTCCAGGACCACGCCCGCAGCGTCAGTGCCATTCACCAGAGTTACGAGTCGTCTCTGAGCGAGGAGCGTCTGGGCTTCGGCCAAATGGTGAGCTCGCTCCaagaggagaaccaggagctGAGGAAGGAGCTCAGCGAGAGGCTGAACCAACTCTCTCAGCAGCAGAGACAGCTCCTGGACCTGGGGCAAAACTttgagagggagcaggaggagatgaGTCGGAGGCACAAGCAGGAGCTGAGCCAGGCGGAGCAGAGCCGTGCCACCACAGAGCTGGCCCTGATGGAGGCAGCCACCGACAGCCAGCATAAAGTAGAGGTTCTGCTGGGGGACATGGAGACCCTGGCGGAGAGGCAGGAGAAACATGTAAGGAACCTCGAGGAACAGTTCCAAGAGAAGCTTCGGGAGCTTCAGCAcgttcaggaggaggagatacgGAAGTTGCAATCCCATTACATGGAAACCATCCGATGCAtccaagagaagaagaagaaccctGACAGCCCGCCGCTAGGCGATGAGGCCTGTGCCATGAGCTCGccgatggaggaagaggagcaggggtATGCAGGAGATGTTGGGACCAGGGCGGAGGTGGACCCCATGGTGGTTCTGAAGGACAGGATCCTGGAGCTGGAGACACAGATTAACTGCATGAGGGAGGAGCTGGACAGCAAACACCTGGCGGGAGACGTTAGCAGCTTGAAGGAGAAATACCAGAGAGACTTAGAGAGTCTTAAG GCTACGTGTGAGAGAGGGTTTGCCGCCATGGAGGAGACCCACcagaaggtggtggaggaccTCCAGAGGCAGCACCAGAGGGAGGTGTCCAAGCTCCtggaggaaagggagaggcTGCTGGCAGAGGAGACGGCTGCCACCATCTTTG CTATTGAAGCCATGAAGAACGCCCACAAGGAGGACCTGGAGAAGACCCAGCGGCCGGCTCTGAGTGGCCTCAACTCAGACATCGACCAGCTGCACTCTCAATACGA ggcgGAGCTGCAGTCCGTCCACAGGGAGCTGGAGGTGCTGTCGGAGCAGTACAGCCAGAAGTGTCTGGAGAACGCCCACCTGGCCCAGGCTCTGGAGGCCGAGAGGAACGCCCTGCGCCAGTGTCAGCGGGAGAACCAGGAGCTCAACTCACACAaccag GAGCTGAACAACCGGCTGACAGATGAGATCATGAAGATCCGCTCCTGCTTCAGCGGACAGACCGACCTTTCACCTCTGACCCACGGGAAGGACCTGTACGAGCTGGAG GTTCTCCTAAGGATCAAGGAGTCTGAGATCCAGTACCTGAAGCAGGAGATCCACTCCCTCAAGGATGAGCTGCAGTCCGCTCTCAGA gataAGAAGTATTCCAGTGATAAGTACAAAGACATCTACACAGAGCTGAGCATCGTCAAGGCCAAGGCAGACTGTGACATCGGCAAACTGAAGGAGAAGCTCCTGGTTGCCACGGAAGCGCTGGGCGAGAGGAAGGTGGACGGGACGGTTGCCCCTGGATACG ACATCATGAAGTCAAAGAGCACTCCAGACTTCCTGAAGAAGGAACGAACGCCGCTCACAAAACAGCTGAGGGGCGTGCGCTCCAAG AGCCTCAAAGAAGGACTGACCGTCCAGGAGAGGATGAAGCTGTTCGAGGCAAAAGACTCCAAGAAGATCTGA